In Monodelphis domestica isolate mMonDom1 chromosome 4, mMonDom1.pri, whole genome shotgun sequence, one DNA window encodes the following:
- the LOC107652333 gene encoding WD repeat-containing protein 82-like has protein sequence MKLTDESLRSFRVAKVFQENSDKINCFDFSPNGQAIISSSDDDSIVLYDCGEGRPKRTLYSKKYGVDLVRYTHAIDTALCSSNKIDDTIRYLSLKYNKYIRYFPGHDKKVVALSMSPADETFISASLDKTIRLWDLRVPNCQGLMYLQGKPVCAFDPEGIIFAAGVNSEIVKLYDLRAFDKGPFANFEIQQDKTCEWTGLKFSNDGKRILISTNGSFIHLIDSFRGVVIHSFRGYNNSKAVALESSFTPDSQFIMTGSDNGKIHVWNGESGVKVAVLNGKHTGPITCLQFNPKFMTFASTCSNMVFWLPTIDDS, from the coding sequence ATGAAGCTGACTGACGAGTCCCTGAGGAGTTTCCGGGTAGCCAAGGTATTCCAGGAGAACTCAGACAAGATCAATTGCTTTGACTTTAGCCCCAATGGCCAGGCAATCATCTCTAGCAGTGATGATGACTCCATTGTCCTATATGACTGTGGAGAGGGCCGACCCAAGAGAACTCTGTACAGCAAGAAGTATGGAGTAGATCTTGTCAGATACACTCATGCCATTGATACTGCTTTGTGCAGCTCCAACAAAATAGATGACACTATCCGTTACCTGTCACTGAAATACAATAAATACATCCGATACTTTCCTGGGCATGACAAGAAGGTAGTAGCCTTGTCTATGTCACCAGCCGATGAGACATTTATCTCGGCATCTCTGGATAAAACCATCCGACTTTGGGATCTCCGAGTCCCTAACTGCCAGGGCCTAATGTATCTTCAGGGAAAACCAGTTTGTGCTTTTGACCCAGAAGGAATCATTTTTGCCGCTGGGGTAAATTCTGAAATTGTGAAACTGTACGATCTTCGAGCTTTTGATAAGGGGCCATTTGCAAACTTCGAGATACAACAAGACAAGACCTGTGAGTGGACAGGTTTAAAGTTCAGCAATGATGGCAAACGcattctcatatctaccaatggCAGCTTTATCCATTTGATTGATTCGTTTAGGGGAGTAGTGATACATTCCTTCAGAGGATATAACAACAGCAAagctgtggctttggagtcctcTTTCACTCCAGATTCTCAGTTTATCATGACTGGCTCTGACAATGGCAAGATTCATGTTTGGAATGGAGAAAGTGGAGTAAAGGTGGCCGTGTTAAATGGGAAACATACTGGCCCCATAACCTGTTTGCAATTCAACCCCAAATTCATGACCTTTGCCAGTACCTGTTCCAACATGGTGTTCTGGCTACCCACCATTGATGACTCATAA